A genomic stretch from Halichoerus grypus chromosome 7, mHalGry1.hap1.1, whole genome shotgun sequence includes:
- the RHEX gene encoding regulator of hemoglobinization and erythroid cell expansion protein codes for MLTESMKLWHGLVIAVVSLILQACLFAAISYLLSRHMAKESERTLKGARLQAPRPSAAYHQPLAVKEETPSIPASKPHHKHDSDTSSDSSDSSDSSDSSSPACQATQDMNYTQVVFSTPGELKNESALDYENIKETTDYVNVDLTSRKPNFWTSASPDDSEPVEYTQVAM; via the exons ATGCTGACAGA AAGCATGAAGCTCTGGCATGGATTAGTGATTGCAGTGGTGTCGCTCATCCTACAGGCCTGTCTCTTCGCTGCCATcagctacctgctcagcaggcacATGG CCAAGGAGAGTGAGCGGACACTGAAAGGAGCCAGGCTCCAGGCCCCAAGGCCCAGCGCTGCCTACCATCAGCCACTTGCTGTCAAGGAGGAGACTCCAAGCATTCCTGCGTCTAAGCCCCATCATAAGC ATGACAGCGATACATCCTCAGATAGCTCTGACAGCTCGGACAGCTCAGACAGCTCGTCTCCAGCCTGCCAG GCCACCCAGGATATGAATTACACACAAGTGGTCTTTTCCACCCCTGGAGAACTAAAAAATGAATCTGCCCTGGACTATGAGAACATAAAGGAAACCACAGATTATGTGAATGTCGATCTAACAAGTCGCAAGCCCAATTTCTGGACTTCTGCAAGCCCTGACGACTCCGAGCCGGTGGAATACACTCAGGTGGCCATGTGA
- the AVPR1B gene encoding vasopressin V1b receptor, giving the protein MDSGPAWAANPTPRGTLSAPNATTPWLGRDEELAKVEIVVLATVLVLATGGNLTVLLTLGQPNRKRSRMHLFVLHLALTDLGVALFQVLPQLLWDITYRFQGPDLLCRAVKYLQVLSMFASTYMLLAMTLDRYLAVCRPLRSLQQPSQSTYPLIAAPWLLAAVLSLPQVFIFSLREVIQGTGVLDCWADFRVPWGPRVYITWTTLAIFVLPVAMLTACYSLIYHEICKNLKVKTQAGKVEGRGCRTWDRTSPPGPAAATLGLPSRVSSISTISRAKIQTVKMTFVIVLAYIACWAPFFSVQMWSVWDKNAPDEDSTNVAFTISMLLGNLSSCCNPWVYMGFNSHLRPRPLRHLACCGGPRPRKQLSGDSPSSRRTTLLTRSSGLRTLTLRPRLSGGPGPEGSPKDSAQVDGEASTETIAF; this is encoded by the exons ATGGATTCTGGGCCTGCCTGGGCTGCCAACCCCACTCCCCGGGGCACCTTGTCCGCCCCCAATGCCACCACACCCTGGCTGGGCCGGGATGAGGAGCTGGCCAAGGTGGAGATCGTTGTCCTGGCCACCGTCCTGGTGCTGGCGACAGGGGGCAATCTGACTGTGCTGCTGACCCTGGGACAGCCAAACCGCAAGCGCTCCCGCATGCACCTGTTTGTTCTGCACCTAGCCCTGACTGACCTGGGTGTGGCGCTATTCCAGGTGCTGCCCCAGCTGCTGTGGGACATCACCTACCGCTTCCAGGGCCCTGACCTCCTCTGCCGGGCCGTCAAGTACCTGCAGGTGCTCAGCATGTTCGCCTCCACCTACATGCTGCTGGCCATGACGCTGGACCGCTACCTGGCTGTTTGTCGCCCCCTGCGCAGCCTCCAACAGCCCAGCCAGTCCACCTACCCGCTCATCGCTGCTCCCTGGCTGCTGGCTGCCGTCCTCAGCCTGCCTCAGGTCTTCATCTTTTCTTTGCGGGAGGTGATCCAGGGCACTGGGGTGCTGGACTGCTGGGCAGACTTCCGCGTCCCTTGGGGCCCTCGGGTCTATATCACCTGGACCACCCTGGCCATCTTTGTCCTGCCCGTGGCCATGCTCACAGCCTGCTATAGCCTCATCTACCACGAGATCTGTAAGAACCTAAAAGTCAAGACCCAGGCCgggaaggtggaaggaaggggCTGCAGGACTTGGGACAGGACCTCGCCTCCTGGCCCAGCTGCAGCCACACTGGGGCTGCCTTCCCGAgtcagcagcatcagcaccatcTCCAGGGCCAAGATCCAAACCGTGAAAATGACTTTTGTCATTGTGCTGGCCTACATCGCCTGCTGGGCACCCTTCTTCAGCGTCCAGATGTGGTCTGTGTGGGACAAGAATGCCCCTGATGAAG ATTCAACCAACGTGGCTTTCACCATCTCCATGCTCTTGGGCAACCTCAGCAGCTGTTGCAACCCCTGGGTCTACATGGGCTTCAACAGCCACCTGCGGCCGCGGCCCCTGCGCCACCTGGCCTGCTGCGGGGGACCCCGGCCCCGCAAGCAGCTCTCCGGCGACAGCCCCTCCAGCCGCCGCACCACGCTATTGACCCGCTCCAGCGGCCTGCGCACCCTCACGCTCAGGCCCAGACTCAGTGGGGGCCCTGGGCCCGAAGGCTCACCGAAGGACTCAGCGCAGGTGGACGGCGAAGCCTCCACTGAGACCATCGCTTTTTAG